The genomic segment GTTCTATCGCAATTTCTGCATTCAGATCATTATCTTCTGCAAGAAGAATACGTTTTCCTTCCATCCTCTTTAATGCATCCGGCTGTTCAGATATCTGATTCCTGTATACATCCTCTTCTGATGCTGTATCAAAAGAAATATCTACAGTGAATTTTGTCCCGGCACCCTGCGTACTTTCTACCCGGATACTTCCTCCCATCAACTCGATCATGGATTTTACAATAGGAAGACCCAGTCCTGTACCAGCGACCTTGTTCTCTGTGGTTGTATGCTCTCTGGAAAATTCTTCAAAGATATGTGGAAGATATTCCTCGCTCATGCCAATGCCTGTATCTTCACAGGTAAAAATAAGCCGGGCTTTCCGGGGATCCTCTGAATCCTTCTCATATATCTTTACATGAACCCCATGCCCATCTGACGTATACTTTATCGCATTGCTGATGATGTTCAGCATTATCTCCTGAAGTTTCACCCTGTCACAAAGGATAAAGGTATGATATACATCCAAATCTACCGAATACTGCAGGTTCTTCTTCCTTACATCTTCCTCAAATACTGTGTTTACCGTATGAAATAATGTGTTTATATCCTCTGCTTTCAGCTGCAGAGCTGTAGTGCCGCTTTCAATACGGGCTATCTCCAGGATCTGGTTAATAATCGTCATCAGCAGATTTCCGGAAGAACAGATCTTTCCCAGATATTCTTTTGCCTTTTCCTCGTTTTGAAGGTTCTTTTCCAGTAATCCGGAAAAACCTATGATCGCATTCATTGGCGTCCGGATATCATGGCTCATATTAAACAGAAATCGTGTTTTTGCTTCATTGGCACTTTTCGCCAGTTCTGCCGCTTTCTCAAGCTCAGCAGCATATTGTTTTTCTCTGTGTTTTTTGCTGGATATCTGATAAAAAACCATAGCGATCAGCAACGAGAATATATAAGAAGCAATTATGGAAAGAATCCATTGAGAAACCGGAGTCCACCCATTGGAAGGCGCAATATCAAAATACCATGTGTTATTCGGGATCTCACATTCTATCGTCAGGCTGTTTTCCGGCATATCATCCTGACTCTGGGCAAGAATAACCTTATCTCCACTGCTTCTGTCATAAGATCAGATCTTATAACTGAAATCTGCCTCACTTAAAGATTTCAGATTTATATCACTCATGAAACGATCCCAGTCAATTACCTGGAGTACAAATCCCCAGAAACTACTCTCTCCGAAATTATCGGTTCGATAAACCGGTTTAAAAAGTAATGCTCCTGTTCCTCCCTGCTTTAACTGATAGGGACCGCCAAGTGTATATTCCCCGGTTTCCTTAGCCAGAACTGCATCTTTTTTCCGTTCGTGTTCCCTCAGAACATCCAGTCCAAGAGCCTCTGAATTTCCCTGCATAGGATAGATTTCGGTTATGATCCCTTCCGGTGCCAGCTCAAACGCCTTTACCACACCTTCCTCATTAGGAATCTTTTCTGCCAGTTCTGAAAAAGTGTTTTCATCCATATCCGATCCATCAATGATATAATTTCCCAGAAAATCAGAAATCATTATATAATTTTCCAGCTTTGCCTTGACTCTCCTTATCGTGCTTTGTGCCATATAAGTTCCCGATGCTTTTTTTTCCTTTTCCTGATATCGGAGCATCTGACTACACGCAAAAAATGCGATCAGGAAAGAGAGAAGTCCTATAATATAGCAGTATTTTTTAATATGTTTAGCAGCTGTACTATTTATTTTCATTGAATTTTCCTCGTTATGTTTTCTTCCAACTGTTTTTCATCGGGCTGTGCAATAAAATCGAATGGTATCTATCACTTTCTCCATTTGAAGGGGTTTTGAAAAATGTTCGTTCATTCCTGCTGCTTTACTCTGTGCAATATCATCCAGAAAGGCATTGGCTGTCATAGCAAAAATGGGGATAGATTTCGCATCCTCTCGATCCATTTTTCTGATTCTGCGGGTAGCTTCCAGACCTCCCATTTGTGGCATCATCAGATCCATCAGAATCACATCAAAGTATCCGGGCTCTGAATCCTCAAAGATTTCTACGGCTTCCCGTCCATTCCATGCCTTTGTCACTATCATTTTTTCTTCTTTCAGCAGAAACTCAGCAATTTCCATATTCAGCTCATTGTCTTCCACCAGCAGAACCTGAATTCCCTCTACTGAACAGTTCTGATACATATGAGATTTCTTTTCCGGTTCCTCAGCAGAGATTTCAAAAGAAATATGAAGAATAAATTTGGTTCCTTTTCCCTGTATGCTCTCAAAGAAAAGAGTTCCTCCCTGCAGTTCTATCAGTTTTCTGGCAATGGCAAGTCCCAGACCAGTACCTGCATATTTTGTTCTGGCTGACTGTCCTTCCTGGGCAAAAGGCTCAAATGCCCTTTTCTGAAATTCCTCACTCATGCCGATCCCGGTATCTGTACAGGTCAGTTCATATTCCGCAATGGTATCCGTATAGGAAATCTCACGACAGGTAACTGTCACAGAACCGCCATCATGATTATATTTTACTGCATTGCTGCCGATATTCATCAATATCTGCTGGAAATGTACCGGACTTCCTATCAGCTGTGTATGGATGATTTCTCCAGCTTCTACATAATAATTGACACCAGCTTCATTTGCCTGCATCCTGATGATTTCATTCGTATTATGCAAAAGTTCCAGCAGATTAAAGTGCTTTCTCTCAAGCTGTATATTGCCGGATTCCAGCTTATTCATATCCAGCACATCATTGACAAGATTTAAAAGATAACTGGAAGCAGTCCTGATTCTGGTACGTGCTTCCTGCTGAAGCTCCAGATCATCCGGATAACGGTCCGCAATATCCACACAGCCCTGGATCCCGTTGATCGGTGTACGAACATCATGGCTCATTCTCCTCAGGAAATCTGTCTTTGCCAGATTGGCTTTCTCTGCCTCCTGAGCGGTTCTTCTCAGTTCTTCCCGGCTCTCCAGCTCAGATATTTTCTGGTCATTAATATCTCTCGTCACATAGAGAACATTAGTCACTTCCCCTGCTTCATTTCGAAGCTTTACAATAAATCTTGCCTGATACCAGACTCCGGTTATGGCTCTGTATTCTGTGGAAACATCCTCTCTGTTCTTCAGACGCTCTGCCAGAGTGGAAACATCCAGAAATTCTCTCATTCTTTCCTGAAATTCGGGGGCTATGAATTTTTCTCTGGCTTTTGTAAACTTAACAGAAGTCTTTCCACTTCTGCCGGTCAGACGGTGCATGGATTCCTGGCTGGAAATCTCCTCACAGGTATCATGGATCAGATCCATCCGGTAAATGATCCGGTACATTTTACTGATTGCAGAGATAATCTCATTATTCATTTTCAGATCAGCCATAGTCGCTTCCATCTGCTGCTTCTTTTTCATATCCTCCTGCACAATATCATCAATATAGCGAAATCCCATAATGATCTTATAATCATCCCTGTTGCCTGTCTCCAGGCGGATCACCTGTAATTCAAAATACTCATGTCCGGCATGGTTTTTCACTGACTGATAACGATACGCAAAACGCTTGTGATTCCGCAGATACTCTATGAGAGCGTGACGTTCCATCTTCCGGAGGAAATCCGATGCTGATTCCCGGATCACATAATGGTCATAATAATATCTGATTCTGGAGGTATAGCCGGATTCCAGCTCTGTCATCCCATCAATCTCTGCCCAATTAGAATGCATGCTCTGTTTGATCGGTTCCAGAGTATCATTTGCCAGATCACATAAATAAAATGAGGTATAATCTACACAGAGAGCTTCCAGGATATGCTTCTCCTTCTGAAGTTCCTCCAGATTGCTCTCCAGTGTTTTCTGCTTTTCCTCAAGCATCCTGAACATACGCAGATTATTCAGGGTACTGGCAAGATGTCCGCCTGCATTGGAAAGAAGCGATATGGAAACACCGGGATTAACCAGATCCGGATTATCCAGACCGATAAAACCGCTCAACTGCGTATTTGCAAACAAAGGTAAAACCAGCAGAGAATGAATATCCTGAACCTTCAGGATGTCATATTCCGAAGGCATAGTTTCACATATTTTCTCCAGATCATGAATAATTATAGTTTCTCCACGAAGAAATTTCTCATGCCACACCGGCATACTATCGGCAGAAATACGAATCAGATTGTCAATCTGGGGGACGATCCCCTCTCTGCACCATTCGAAGGTATTGCTGTAATAATCCTGTTTTTCAGACATCAGTTCAAAAATATATACTCTGTCTGCATCTGTATATTCACCGGTGTATTGAAGCAATGCAGGAATACAGTCCTTCACTTCTTTTTCATCTGATGCCTGATTGATGTCTGATATCAGAGACAGGATCTGATTCAGCAGTTCCAGCTTTTTGTTGAATTGTCTGTAGTTGATCTCATGTTCTTCACTCTTATTATCGTTTGCCTTAAACTTTTTCATATAATCTCCCAACACTTATATAGAAAATACTACCGCATTAATTCCTGAAAACAAAAAAGAACAGTCGATACATATGTTCGAACTGTTCTCCTACTTCTGAAGTCCATACAGCATTGACATTACTGTTTCCTGCTCATTTGTACTCATACCGTTCCGTATCCATAAAACTTCCCTTTAAGCCATTAGAGGAAGTATATTTGCAAATATCATTTAAAGATACTTTCGTTTCTGCAAAAGTCATTTTCGCTTATATCACTTTCATAATATCACAGACAGCTACGTTTGTCACACGAAAGTTTAATCGAATCAAGTAAGTCCCCTGCGGAGGTTGCAAATATCCGCTTGACATAACTGTAATACACAATTTTTCATAATGGATATCACATTTTTATTTCAGAATCCGAATTATTACAAACAGTTAATTCAAAATGATTTCTATTTGTTTTTATATAACCTTCTTTCTGTAACTTTGATATCTCCGTAGACATTGCCGCACGGTCAATGCACAGATAATCTGCCAACTGCTGCCGGTCAAAGGGAATATCAAAGGATAACGATGAATGTCTGATAGACTCTGCCGACAGATAGGACAATAGTTTGTCCCTTGTCGTTCGCTTGCCCACATGTGTGATTTTGTCGTTCAGGATCAGTATCTTATTTGCCAGAACGCTAACCAGGTTGCGGATCAGCTTCTGATGGTGTTCGCATGCAGTCGGGCAGGAAATCAGAAGTCTTTGGACATTTAGCAGAATAATCTCACAATCTGTATCTGCCACCACACTGACATTCAGAACAGCTCCCGGGCTTGCTGCATATGGCTCACCAAAGAAATCACCGGTATGACATTTCGACAGAATATTCCGATGCCCCCAAAGGTCTTCCTGAATAACAAGAACACAGCCAGACACCACAAGTCCCATTACCTCGGTAGAATCTCCTGCTCTGAAAATATAAGAATCTCGTTTTTGGGAAACTGTTGTTGCTTTTACACAATGCAGTATAGATAATATCTCGTTATCAGTAAGGCCTGTAAAGAATGGACTGTTTTTTAGAATGGGTAAATATTTTTTCAAAATCATTCCTCCTTGTTGGAAATCAAACATACAAGTTGTATTTATCATACTATAATGCTGACAGAAACAAAAGTTAAATCTATTGACGGAGGTAAAATGATAAGAAAGATTATTCGAATCGATAAAGAAAAATGCAATGGCTGCGGCGCCTGTGCAGATGCCTGCCACGAAGGTGCCATTGATATCATTAATGGAAAAGCAGAATTGGTGAGAGAACATTTCTGTGACGGACTGGGGGATTGCCTCCCGGAATGTCCCACAGGTGCCATTTCCTTTGAGGAACGGGAAGCACCTGAATATGATGAAGAGGCTGTGAAAGAAGCACAGAAAAAAATATTTGCCCAAAATCAGGCAATAACTGCTCATGCCGGCTGTCCCGGGTCTAAAAGCATGCAGATTCAGCGATCAGAAATACCCAAATCAGAAAAACCATCTTCAACCACAGGTCAGGTATCCAATCTTCAGAACTGGCCGGTACAGATTAAGCTGGCACCTGTCAGTGCCCCATATTTTAACGGCGCAAAGCTTTTAATCGCAGCCGATTGTACTGCTTACGCTTACGCAGGCTTTCATCAGGATTTTATCCGAAATAAGGTAACATTAATCGGCTGTCCTAAATTGGATCAGGTGGATTATAGCGAGAAACTGACTGCAATAATCCAAAATAACGATATTCAAAGTGTGACGATTGTAAGAATGGAAGTTCCATGCTGTGGCGGACTTGAGATGGCAACCAGAAAAGCACTTCAGAATAGTGGAAAATTCATTCCCTGGCAGGTTATAACCATAGGTATTGATGGAAATATTATAGAATAAAGGAGGATACGACAATGGATAAAAAAATGTTTTGTTATCAGTGTGAACAGACAGTGGGATGCACTGGCTGCACAGGAAATGCAGGTGTCTGCGGAAAAAAGGCAGGCACTGCCAAATTACAGGATGAGCTGACAGGTGCGTTGATCGGTCTGGCAAGGGCTGTCGATAGCGCAGCAGCTATTTCCAAAAGTACCAGTCAGGTCATAATTGAAGGACTGTTTACTACCGTTACAAATGTGAGTTTTGACGATGCAGCAATCGAAAATATGATACAAAAAGTCAGAGCAGAAAAAGAAAGACTGGTTCCTGACTGCAGTAAATGTCAGTCACCTTGCGGTAAATCAGACGAATATGACATGCAGCAGCTGTGGAATGCAGATGAAGATATCCGCTCCCTGAAGTCCCTTATTCTTTTCGGGATTCGCGGAATGGCAGCCTATGCTTATCATGCAAATGTTCTGAATTATGAAGATGCCGAAGTAAACCGTTTCTTCTGCGAAGCATTATTTAAGATTGGTTATGAAGAAAGTATGGATACACTGCTTCCTACTGTACTGAAAGTAGGGGAAATCAATCTGAAATGTATGGCACTTCTTGACAAGGCAAATACCAAAACCTATGGAACACCGGAACCGACTGCAGTTACACTTACCGTAGAAAAAGGACCATTTATTGTAGTAACCGGTCATGATCTGAAGGATCTGCAGCTTTTACTTGAACAGACAGAAGGAAAAGGAATCAACATCTATACCCACGGTGAAATGCTCCCTGCCCATGCCTATCCACTCTTAAAGAAATTCTCTCACTTAAAAGGAAATTTCGGAACTGCATGGCAGAATCAGCAGAAAGAGTTTGATCATCTTCCGGCTCCGATCCTTTACACCACCAACTGTCTGATGCCGCCAAAAAGCAGTTATGCTGACAGAGTATTTACAACAGAAGTGGTTGCTTTCCCAGGCGCTGTTCATATCGACGAGAAGAAAGATTTCACACCGGTTATTGAAAAAGCACTGGAACTGGGTGGTTACAAAGAAGATCAGACACGCACAGGCATCAACGGCGGTACGAAAGTGACAACCGGTTTCGGGCATGCAGCTATTCTTTCCCATGCGAATACTGTAGTAGAAGCAGTAAAATCAGGCGCTATCCGCCATTTCTTCCTGGTTGCCGGCTGTGATGGTGCCAAACCAGGTCGAAACTATTATACGGAATTCGTGAAGCAGACACCTTCTGACAGTATTGTTCTCACCCTGGCATGTGGAAAATTCCGTTTCAACGATCTGGATCTGGGAGAAATCGGTGGTCTGCCAAGACTGATGGATATGGGCCAGTGTAATGATGCTTATGGTGCAATCCAGGTTGCTGTGGCACTTGCGGATGCATTTGGATGTTCTGTAAATGAGCTTCCGCTTTCCTTCGTTCTCTCTTGGTATGAACAGAAAGCAGTCTGTATCCTGCTGACACTTTTACACTTAGGTATCAAAAACATCCGTCTTGGTCCTTCTCTTCCGGCGTTCCTGTCTCCTAATATTCTGAACTATCTGGTAGAAAATTATGGTATTGCACCTATCACCACACCGGAAGAAGATATCAAAGCACTGATGAACCAGTAAAATAAATTTTTCAAAATCTTCGCAAAATTAACAAAGCCGATACAGGATTCAAAAATCCCGCATCGGCTTTATTTATGGGTCTGAAGACTCGGATCTGCCGACAACAATTTTAAACATGTGCAACGATATTCTGATGGGGTTAAATGATAACGTTTTTTAAACAATCTGCAAAAATAATCAACGTTATGAAATCCACTTTCATAGGCGATCGTTTTTACTTTTTTATTCGTATTTTTCAATAACCAGGAAGCTGCCTGAAGTCGATATCCTATCAGATAATTAACCGGTGTAGTATGTAAAAACCGGTGGAACAAATTAAGTGCAGTACTTTTGCTGATTCCTATATGTGAAGCAATTTCATCCAGAGACAAATTATGATTATAGTTTTCATGTATATATTGCATGATTAACTGCACTCTTTTCTGTGCAACTTCATCAACTGTCTGTACATCTCCTTTATCAGATAACTTTACATTTTCATAAAAAGTCAGCCATAAATCCTGCATCAATGCCAAAGTAGCAAGTTCTCTTATTTTCTCATTTCCCTGTATTTCCATTATTTTTATCATAGTTTGTATAATCTTTGTCTGCCATAGTTCATCAGTCTGAAAACGCTGGAAATATATATTCGATGAAATGATTGGCAAGATATATTTCTTATAGATCAGGCTGTTCTCCGGTGCAATAAATTCCGGCATACATACAAAGTTAGGAATGATACCACCTGATGATGCGTAAAAGCGGTGCAATATTTTAGAATTAATAAAAATTGCTTCTCCTTCTGACAATATAATCTGTTTTTCTCCTATTCCGCATGTAACTTGTCCGGACTCCACATATAAAAACTCAAATTCTCTGTGCCAGTGCCACTCAATACAATGAAAATCAAACAATTCCAGATTATCATAATAATACTGGAATGGATAGTCACTGCTTCCATGCTGTTTAATTTCCATGAACTCCTCGTCTGTAAGTATCTTATTATATATTTTATTATAATCCATCTCCATATCACATTCTTTCTTTTTTACGATATTATACAGTATTTCTACAATTTAATTCAATGTATATATCTAATATTTGCTATATAATCAAGCAAAAAAAGAAAAGAGGTATACTTATGATTTTTAAATGTAGAAATTCTATAAAAAAAACAGACTACCATAAGACAAAAATCGCCTGTTATATGGGGTTTATCACACAGGCTATTGCGGCAAACTTCGCACCGCTTCTTTTTTTGAAATTTCACAGTGACTACCATATTTCTCTCGGTAATATTGCTCTGATATCCACTTTCTTCTTTTTCACACAGCTTCTGGTTGACCTGTTCTGTGCCAAATTCGTGGACCATATCGGGTATCGTGTGTGCATTGTTACATCAGAAATATTTTCTGCACTGGGTCTGCTTGGACTGGCATTTTTACCTGATTTTTTACCTAATCCTTTTATTGGAATTATATGTAGTGTTATTGTTTATGCCATCGGAAGTGGTTTAATAGAAGTACTTTGCAGCCCTATTATCGAGGCCTGTCCGTTTGAAAACAAAGAAGCAACTATGAGTCTGCTCCATTCCTTTTACTGTTGGGGAGCTGTTGGGACAATTTTGATTTCCAGCTTATTTTTCCTGATATTTGGAATAGACAACTGGAAATGGCTCGCCGTAATATGGGCAATCATTCCTGCAGTTAATACTTATAACTTCATGACCTGTCCCATTGAACATCTAGTTGACAATGGTTCCGGAATGGGAATTAAGAATCTGTTTTCCAAACCATTTTTCTGGGTTGCAATATGTCTGATGATCTGTTCCGGAGCCTCTGAACTTGCAATGGCTCAATGGGCTTCTGCTTATGCAGAAGCCGCGCTGGGATTGTCAAAAGCCCTGGGAGATTTAGCAGGTCCATGTATGTTTGCAGTAACAATGGGAATCAGCCGTATAATTTTTGGGAAATATGGAGAGCAGTTAGATTTAATGAAGTTTATGAGTGGTTCAGGCATATTATGCGTTGTCTGTTATCTACTTGCCGCTTTGTCATCCAGCCCGATTATCGGACTTATCGGTTGTATTGCATGTGGATTTTCAGTTGGAATCATGTGGCCTGGAACAATCAGTATTTCCTCAAAAACTTTTCCAACAGGTGGAACGGCTATGTTCTCTCTTCTTGCCATGGCAGGAGATTTAGGTGGCAGCATTGGACCTGGAATTGTTGGTCGTATCACCCAGAATGCCGGAAATAATATTAGGATTGGCATGGGATTCGGACTTATTTTTCCAGTAATTCTATTGTTTATGTTATTCCTGCTGTATCGAAAAAAATCCACACAGCCTCAAATATCAAAGCACTGATGAACCATTAAAAGTAAATTTTTCAAAACTTCTGTAAGATCAATAAAGCCGATACAGGATCCAAAAATCCCGCATCGGCTTTATTGATTCTGATTATCTTTTCCCTGAAATTATCTGTAATGTATTCCGCTCCAGTAAATATTATTTTTCACGATTGTTTCTGGTGGAAGTTCTACACCGTCCAATGCCCATTTTTTATATTCTGCAAAACCCACGCGGTCAATAATGTATCCTACATGTTCCTTACCGCCAGGCGCATTGGGATCAATATATTTCTTCACAAATTTATAGGTATTCAGGATAACTTTGATGATGGTGTCTTCGTCTGCCCAGATCAGAAAATCTTCTCCCAGACGTGGATTTTTCTTTCCTGTTCGTCCCATAAGTGTCAGACGATAGTATTTCTTTTCACTTCTGGTCCATGCTCTGGTCGGACATTTTGTCACGCAGACGCCACATCCTACGCATTTTTCTTCGTTGCGTACAATCCTGTAGTTTTCCATCTTTAGCGCATCCACAGATAGCTTAT from the Blautia wexlerae DSM 19850 genome contains:
- a CDS encoding hybrid sensor histidine kinase/response regulator, encoding MPENSLTIECEIPNNTWYFDIAPSNGWTPVSQWILSIIASYIFSLLIAMVFYQISSKKHREKQYAAELEKAAELAKSANEAKTRFLFNMSHDIRTPMNAIIGFSGLLEKNLQNEEKAKEYLGKICSSGNLLMTIINQILEIARIESGTTALQLKAEDINTLFHTVNTVFEEDVRKKNLQYSVDLDVYHTFILCDRVKLQEIMLNIISNAIKYTSDGHGVHVKIYEKDSEDPRKARLIFTCEDTGIGMSEEYLPHIFEEFSREHTTTENKVAGTGLGLPIVKSMIELMGGSIRVESTQGAGTKFTVDISFDTASEEDVYRNQISEQPDALKRMEGKRILLAEDNDLNAEIAIELLAEQKIIADRAMDGADCLDKLEKAASGYYDMILMDIQMPVMDGYDATARIRRMKDEEKASIPIIAMTANAFAEDRQKAISTGMNDHVAKPIDMKVLLPVMAKYIR
- a CDS encoding CHASE domain-containing protein; the protein is MKINSTAAKHIKKYCYIIGLLSFLIAFFACSQMLRYQEKEKKASGTYMAQSTIRRVKAKLENYIMISDFLGNYIIDGSDMDENTFSELAEKIPNEEGVVKAFELAPEGIITEIYPMQGNSEALGLDVLREHERKKDAVLAKETGEYTLGGPYQLKQGGTGALLFKPVYRTDNFGESSFWGFVLQVIDWDRFMSDINLKSLSEADFSYKI
- a CDS encoding GAF domain-containing hybrid sensor histidine kinase/response regulator; this encodes MKKFKANDNKSEEHEINYRQFNKKLELLNQILSLISDINQASDEKEVKDCIPALLQYTGEYTDADRVYIFELMSEKQDYYSNTFEWCREGIVPQIDNLIRISADSMPVWHEKFLRGETIIIHDLEKICETMPSEYDILKVQDIHSLLVLPLFANTQLSGFIGLDNPDLVNPGVSISLLSNAGGHLASTLNNLRMFRMLEEKQKTLESNLEELQKEKHILEALCVDYTSFYLCDLANDTLEPIKQSMHSNWAEIDGMTELESGYTSRIRYYYDHYVIRESASDFLRKMERHALIEYLRNHKRFAYRYQSVKNHAGHEYFELQVIRLETGNRDDYKIIMGFRYIDDIVQEDMKKKQQMEATMADLKMNNEIISAISKMYRIIYRMDLIHDTCEEISSQESMHRLTGRSGKTSVKFTKAREKFIAPEFQERMREFLDVSTLAERLKNREDVSTEYRAITGVWYQARFIVKLRNEAGEVTNVLYVTRDINDQKISELESREELRRTAQEAEKANLAKTDFLRRMSHDVRTPINGIQGCVDIADRYPDDLELQQEARTRIRTASSYLLNLVNDVLDMNKLESGNIQLERKHFNLLELLHNTNEIIRMQANEAGVNYYVEAGEIIHTQLIGSPVHFQQILMNIGSNAVKYNHDGGSVTVTCREISYTDTIAEYELTCTDTGIGMSEEFQKRAFEPFAQEGQSARTKYAGTGLGLAIARKLIELQGGTLFFESIQGKGTKFILHISFEISAEEPEKKSHMYQNCSVEGIQVLLVEDNELNMEIAEFLLKEEKMIVTKAWNGREAVEIFEDSEPGYFDVILMDLMMPQMGGLEATRRIRKMDREDAKSIPIFAMTANAFLDDIAQSKAAGMNEHFSKPLQMEKVIDTIRFYCTAR
- a CDS encoding Crp/Fnr family transcriptional regulator; this encodes MKKYLPILKNSPFFTGLTDNEILSILHCVKATTVSQKRDSYIFRAGDSTEVMGLVVSGCVLVIQEDLWGHRNILSKCHTGDFFGEPYAASPGAVLNVSVVADTDCEIILLNVQRLLISCPTACEHHQKLIRNLVSVLANKILILNDKITHVGKRTTRDKLLSYLSAESIRHSSLSFDIPFDRQQLADYLCIDRAAMSTEISKLQKEGYIKTNRNHFELTVCNNSDSEIKM
- a CDS encoding 4Fe-4S binding protein codes for the protein MIRKIIRIDKEKCNGCGACADACHEGAIDIINGKAELVREHFCDGLGDCLPECPTGAISFEEREAPEYDEEAVKEAQKKIFAQNQAITAHAGCPGSKSMQIQRSEIPKSEKPSSTTGQVSNLQNWPVQIKLAPVSAPYFNGAKLLIAADCTAYAYAGFHQDFIRNKVTLIGCPKLDQVDYSEKLTAIIQNNDIQSVTIVRMEVPCCGGLEMATRKALQNSGKFIPWQVITIGIDGNIIE
- the hcp gene encoding hydroxylamine reductase, which translates into the protein MDKKMFCYQCEQTVGCTGCTGNAGVCGKKAGTAKLQDELTGALIGLARAVDSAAAISKSTSQVIIEGLFTTVTNVSFDDAAIENMIQKVRAEKERLVPDCSKCQSPCGKSDEYDMQQLWNADEDIRSLKSLILFGIRGMAAYAYHANVLNYEDAEVNRFFCEALFKIGYEESMDTLLPTVLKVGEINLKCMALLDKANTKTYGTPEPTAVTLTVEKGPFIVVTGHDLKDLQLLLEQTEGKGINIYTHGEMLPAHAYPLLKKFSHLKGNFGTAWQNQQKEFDHLPAPILYTTNCLMPPKSSYADRVFTTEVVAFPGAVHIDEKKDFTPVIEKALELGGYKEDQTRTGINGGTKVTTGFGHAAILSHANTVVEAVKSGAIRHFFLVAGCDGAKPGRNYYTEFVKQTPSDSIVLTLACGKFRFNDLDLGEIGGLPRLMDMGQCNDAYGAIQVAVALADAFGCSVNELPLSFVLSWYEQKAVCILLTLLHLGIKNIRLGPSLPAFLSPNILNYLVENYGIAPITTPEEDIKALMNQ
- a CDS encoding AraC family transcriptional regulator, giving the protein MEMDYNKIYNKILTDEEFMEIKQHGSSDYPFQYYYDNLELFDFHCIEWHWHREFEFLYVESGQVTCGIGEKQIILSEGEAIFINSKILHRFYASSGGIIPNFVCMPEFIAPENSLIYKKYILPIISSNIYFQRFQTDELWQTKIIQTMIKIMEIQGNEKIRELATLALMQDLWLTFYENVKLSDKGDVQTVDEVAQKRVQLIMQYIHENYNHNLSLDEIASHIGISKSTALNLFHRFLHTTPVNYLIGYRLQAASWLLKNTNKKVKTIAYESGFHNVDYFCRLFKKRYHLTPSEYRCTCLKLLSADPSLQTHK
- a CDS encoding MFS transporter, coding for MIFKCRNSIKKTDYHKTKIACYMGFITQAIAANFAPLLFLKFHSDYHISLGNIALISTFFFFTQLLVDLFCAKFVDHIGYRVCIVTSEIFSALGLLGLAFLPDFLPNPFIGIICSVIVYAIGSGLIEVLCSPIIEACPFENKEATMSLLHSFYCWGAVGTILISSLFFLIFGIDNWKWLAVIWAIIPAVNTYNFMTCPIEHLVDNGSGMGIKNLFSKPFFWVAICLMICSGASELAMAQWASAYAEAALGLSKALGDLAGPCMFAVTMGISRIIFGKYGEQLDLMKFMSGSGILCVVCYLLAALSSSPIIGLIGCIACGFSVGIMWPGTISISSKTFPTGGTAMFSLLAMAGDLGGSIGPGIVGRITQNAGNNIRIGMGFGLIFPVILLFMLFLLYRKKSTQPQISKH